A window of Desulforegula conservatrix Mb1Pa contains these coding sequences:
- a CDS encoding M48 family metalloprotease — MKKITLISTMLFFMLFSSCMEAVKVTTKYAVPAIAVTEGAIKATEVLDEREEYYLGRSVGVNILKSYKLYTNPKHTEYVDLVGNSVAMHSDNPETYGGYHFAILDSKEINAFACPGGIIFITKGLLDMLKTEDELAAVLAHEVSHVNNKDGMNSVQTSRWTQLAAILGSAAARTYGSEGFGKIVGVFENSVNDIVSTIVVNGYSKDQEFAADGMAVRILGASGYDSGAIKRVLAAYGEREKSDHQGFFKTHPGAAGRMKRLEMLAQEDKPENATDGRVAAQAFDSRKKRFEDAFGR; from the coding sequence ATGAAAAAAATAACCCTTATATCCACCATGCTTTTTTTTATGCTGTTTTCTTCTTGTATGGAAGCGGTAAAAGTGACCACAAAATATGCAGTTCCAGCAATAGCCGTTACTGAAGGGGCCATAAAAGCCACCGAGGTTCTGGATGAACGCGAGGAATATTATCTGGGCAGAAGCGTTGGCGTTAATATTTTGAAATCATACAAATTATACACAAATCCAAAGCATACGGAATACGTGGATCTTGTGGGAAATTCCGTGGCCATGCATTCGGATAATCCTGAAACCTATGGCGGCTACCATTTTGCAATTCTTGACTCAAAAGAGATTAATGCCTTTGCCTGTCCCGGAGGAATAATTTTCATCACAAAAGGCCTTCTGGATATGCTTAAAACAGAAGATGAACTGGCAGCGGTTCTTGCCCATGAAGTTTCCCACGTAAATAATAAAGATGGAATGAATTCAGTCCAAACTTCAAGATGGACACAGCTTGCGGCCATCTTGGGATCTGCCGCAGCCAGGACATATGGTTCCGAAGGCTTTGGCAAGATAGTCGGAGTGTTTGAAAACTCGGTCAATGATATTGTCAGTACCATAGTCGTTAATGGCTATAGCAAGGATCAGGAGTTTGCCGCAGATGGAATGGCAGTAAGAATACTTGGTGCTTCAGGCTATGATTCAGGCGCCATTAAAAGAGTTCTTGCAGCGTATGGAGAAAGGGAGAAGTCCGACCACCAGGGCTTTTTCAAAACACATCCCGGAGCTGCCGGAAGAATGAAGAGGCTCGAAATGCTGGCACAGGAAGACAAGCCTGAAAATGCCACAGATGGCAGAGTTGCTGCCCAGGCCTTTGATTCAAGAAAAAAACGTTTTGAGGATGCTTTTGGCAGATAA